A genomic stretch from Scheffersomyces stipitis CBS 6054 chromosome 6, complete sequence includes:
- a CDS encoding predicted protein, producing MSRNKEKAQSALNRFQEFKNREAGVLESNPSLRPKRADTVNYLPQARKWKSVVMSEISTKMTDINDPNATELQLRDLNDKLNKLFWEKENWESQINILSGGNPNRIRRNRRYGQKAPADSEYEPGYQFFGRARELPDAKKFLENERLEKQRTSERKRKAESTDQSVKRLNQRIDLAYYGYYDEDPCNFGTRNIFNKQEREQIIELAHKLGEEDFEIEDETDYGVRDDIENINDRILRYEGCIKEERFYSSLDDPSDSIMRIQDFELEVPSSQHVQQWMLTKRKKELLAKLGMEK from the exons ACCGATTTCAGGAGTTCAAGAATCGAGAAGCTGGAGTTCTAGAGAGTAATCCGAGCTTGAGACCCAAAAGAGCAGATACTGTGAACTACTTACCGCAGGCTAGGAAGTGGAAATCAGTGGTGATGAGCGAGATCTCGACAAAAATGACAGACATAAACGACCCCAATGCTACGGAACTACAGCTCCGCGATTTGAACGAtaaattgaacaagttgttctgGGAAAAGGAGAATTGGGAGAGTCAGATAAATATTTTGTCTGGAGGAAATCCGAATAGAATAAGGAGAAATCGTCGATATGGACAGAAAGCTCCAGCAGATTCAGAGTATGAGCCAGGATACCAATTCTTTGGAAGAGCAAGAGAGCTTCCGGATGCGAAGAAGTTTctcgaaaatgaaagatTAGAGAAGCAACGTACTCTGGAAAGGAAACGAAAAGCAGAATCTACTGATCAAAGCGTAAAGCGTCTTAACCAGCGAATAGATTTGGCCTATTATGGCTATTATGATGAAGATCCTTGTAACTTCGGGACTAGaaatatcttcaataaacaagaaagagagcaGATCATTGAATTGGCACACAAACTAGGAGAGGAGGATTTCGAGatagaagatgaaactGATTATGGAGTAAGAGATGATA TTGAGAACATTAACGATCGAATATTAAGATACGAAGGGTgtataaaagaagaaagattttattcttctcttgatgaTCCTTCTGATTCAATAATGAGAattcaagactttgaattGGAAGTTCCTTCTAGCCAACATGTACAGCAATGGATGTTGaccaagagaaagaaagaattgctTGCCAAGTTGGGTATGGAAAAATAG